ATCTGTTCAAAAACTTCCATTAATATACCCCCTTAATATATTTTTTATAATTTAATCTTTGATATTTAACTTTCCACTATTATAATAAGTGCAATTACCATGCCAGGATACCTTATTTCCTATATAAATTTAAAAAACCGCCTTTATTTTATTATAAAAGGCGGTTAAATCAACGTTATTTACTATTTTTATTTATCAGGTTTTATTATTTCAATAATATACTATCAGTAACACTTATAAATAAGTGCTGAAATGGGTGCAATTTTAGTCATAGTCTGCAAATTTTTGCAGGCAGTCTTTTTCAATAATTAATCAATTCCATATTTGTCTAATTTATAATAAAGACTTCTAACAGCAATACCTAAAAGATTTGCAGCCTCAGTTCTATTGCCATCTGTATCTTCTAAGGCCTTTAAGATTAGTTTTTTCTCTGTTTCATTTAAAATCTCTTTTAATGAATGTTCTTCAAATGAAATAGCTTCCTGCTTTGGTTTTATCTTAATATCAACTGGCTCTTCAATATTTAATCCAGGTAAATGGATAGTGTCAATATAATCTTCATCTTTTGCCAGATGGATCATGGCCTGGCTTATAATATTTTCTAACTCCCGAACATTACCTGGCCAGTCATATTTTTGAAGTTCTTTAACTGCTAAATCTGTTATCCCTTTAACAGACCGTCCATATTCCTGATTGAACTTTCTTATAATATGCTCTGAAAGCGGTTTGATATCTTCCAACCTATCTCTTAAAGGTGGAATATTAAGAGGAAATACATTTAAGCGATAATACAAATCTTCCCGGAAACGGTCCTCCTGAATGGCTCTCTCTAAATTTATATTAGTCGCAACTATAACCCTAACATCTATTGGAATAGGCCTGGTTCCTCCGACTCTCACAACTTCTCTTTCCTGTAAAACTCTAAGAAGTTTAGATTGGAGATTAGGACTTATCTTGCCAATTTCATCAAGAAAAATTGTTCCTCCATCGGCTTCTTCAAATACTCCTTTTTTGCCACCTTTTTTTGCCCCTGTAAAAGCACCTTCTTCATAGCCAAATAGCTCACTTTCCAGTAAACTATCAACTAATGCACTGCAATTAACTCTTATAAATTTTTTATTTCTCCTCTTACTTTCATTATGAATTGCATGGGCAAATAACTCTTTTCCTGTACCACTTTCTCCTCTTAACAGAACAGTGGCTGGCGTTTGAGAAGCTTTTCTGGCTTTATTGATTACAGCTTGCATTGTCTGGCTTCGAGCAACTATATCTTTAAAACTATATCTGGCTTTCAGCTGACGAAGCATCTGTCTTGCCTGATCTAATTCTTCAGTTAGATTTTTAATTTCTGATACATCTTTTATTACCCCGACGCTACCCTTTAATTCTCCATCTACCATAATTGGAGCTACATCGACAATTACATCTTTCCGCTGGGGGCCGACTTTCATCCTGACTCCCTGAACTTTTTCTTTGGTCTGCAATACTTTATAATGCATGGATTGGCCTTCAGCAATATCAACATCAGCAGGTTTGCCGATTACATCTTCTTCTGTTAAGCCGGTCATTCGTGTATAAGCAGGGTTGATTAAAATTCCAATACCATTTTCATCAACTACAGATATGGCATCCTGAGTAGAGTTTATTATCGCTTCAAGCATGCCCTGGATTTCTTTTAAATTAGTAATTTCTTCGGCGAGTCTGGTCACTTCCGTCTTATCTCTAAAAACAGCTACAGCTCCAATAATCTCACCATTATCTCCTTTTACTGGAACTCTATTTGTAACAATCTGGGTATCATCTACCTGTTGAAACCGATTCAATTCAGGTTCTGCATTTTCTAAAACTATATGGAGTCTTGTATTCGGAATAACCTCTCTTACGTCATAACCGATGACATCTTCCTGTTTTAGGTTTAATATACTGGCAGCAGCCTGATTAAATAGTTCAACCTGACAGTCAGAATTGATTGCTATCATCCCGTCATGGGTAGAATCAATTATAACATCTTTTTTACGGTTAATTTGTTTTAATTTATTTATCTCTTCTTTTAAACTGGCAATCTCTTCTTCTGCCATAATTTCACCTCTTCATAATACATTCCGTTCTTTAATTTTACCATAGAATCAAGCTCTGCTGCAAATTAATTGAGTTAATATGTATTTATAAAAACTGACCAGCTAATAAAGCAACTAATCCAACTAATAGAGCATTAAATATTGTATATTTAATGCAACTCTTAATTATTTCTCCTTCTTTACCTGTTATACCAACAACAGATGTGCCTAATAAAATCTTTGCTGGAGCAATGGCAGATCCCAGAGAACCTCCAATAGACTGTGTCGAGGCAATTATATCTGGTGAAAAATTAATTAAATTTGCTGTATTTACCTGAAAGGCACCAAAAAGCACATTAGAGCTGGTGTTGCTTCCAGTTAAAAAAGCTCCCAAAATTCCAATAAGTGGTGAAAACAGAGGAAAAACATTTCCGCTCACTCTAGCCATTCCTCTTGCAAAATTGAATATCATTCCAGAATCATTCATTATTGTTGACATTATCATTAGAATCAATAATGTAATTGCAGTGGAATGTCCCTTTTTATATGTAACTGCAAATATATTTTTAAGCTTAATTTTATTTAAATTTCCTTTGAAAATATAAATAATTATTCCTAGAGATGAGCTAAGCAACAAGTAAAATACTGGATGGTTAAATAACTCTATTGTAGCATATGCTGGTTCACTGGCGACCTGATGGCCCAGTCCAGTTGTAAAGCCAGGGAAAGAAAAAGATAGATTATAATCAGGTAAAAAATTGCTCAATGGACTTAATTGAAAGGTTAATATAGATCCTATCAATATTAAATATGGTGCTAATGCAGTTAAAATTGTCATTTGATTAGTCTCATAAAAAAATGCTTCTTTTAAATTTAGTTTTGAATTTTTGATTAATATAATCATAAAATATATAGAGCCAATTGTTCCTGCTAATAAAGTTGCTATATGGGCAAAACCACCAATAGCAGCGCCAACTTTAGCCAGGCTCATTAATACTGTCATTAATAATA
The genomic region above belongs to Halonatronomonas betaini and contains:
- a CDS encoding sigma-54 interaction domain-containing protein, whose translation is MAEEEIASLKEEINKLKQINRKKDVIIDSTHDGMIAINSDCQVELFNQAAASILNLKQEDVIGYDVREVIPNTRLHIVLENAEPELNRFQQVDDTQIVTNRVPVKGDNGEIIGAVAVFRDKTEVTRLAEEITNLKEIQGMLEAIINSTQDAISVVDENGIGILINPAYTRMTGLTEEDVIGKPADVDIAEGQSMHYKVLQTKEKVQGVRMKVGPQRKDVIVDVAPIMVDGELKGSVGVIKDVSEIKNLTEELDQARQMLRQLKARYSFKDIVARSQTMQAVINKARKASQTPATVLLRGESGTGKELFAHAIHNESKRRNKKFIRVNCSALVDSLLESELFGYEEGAFTGAKKGGKKGVFEEADGGTIFLDEIGKISPNLQSKLLRVLQEREVVRVGGTRPIPIDVRVIVATNINLERAIQEDRFREDLYYRLNVFPLNIPPLRDRLEDIKPLSEHIIRKFNQEYGRSVKGITDLAVKELQKYDWPGNVRELENIISQAMIHLAKDEDYIDTIHLPGLNIEEPVDIKIKPKQEAISFEEHSLKEILNETEKKLILKALEDTDGNRTEAANLLGIAVRSLYYKLDKYGID
- a CDS encoding L-lactate permease, which codes for MEFNLFLWAIASLPIFLLLFLMSYMKIKSRNAAFFSLIITSIFASIIYQLNINQLIISTGKGASLSLYVILIILGAVLLYSIVDIAGGFETIKNFIKELGGNRALLFIGLSWAFSGFIQGVTGFGVPVAIAGALIIGIGYKPLPSVIAVLVGHSWSVSFGSIGSSYYTIQLVTGLDPYRLGIIMSLLFIVTIFSTGIFTAHIYGGWKVVKENIKDILLMTVLMSLAKVGAAIGGFAHIATLLAGTIGSIYFMIILIKNSKLNLKEAFFYETNQMTILTALAPYLILIGSILTFQLSPLSNFLPDYNLSFSFPGFTTGLGHQVASEPAYATIELFNHPVFYLLLSSSLGIIIYIFKGNLNKIKLKNIFAVTYKKGHSTAITLLILMIMSTIMNDSGMIFNFARGMARVSGNVFPLFSPLIGILGAFLTGSNTSSNVLFGAFQVNTANLINFSPDIIASTQSIGGSLGSAIAPAKILLGTSVVGITGKEGEIIKSCIKYTIFNALLVGLVALLAGQFL